One region of Haladaptatus cibarius D43 genomic DNA includes:
- a CDS encoding DUF7569 family protein → MSDEDEPELCDDCQEPLTDALARTIRLTVDRSQIDSQRLCPECFADWIDRYESEMQPTHESENSGSEIIVD, encoded by the coding sequence ATGAGCGACGAAGACGAACCGGAACTGTGTGACGACTGTCAAGAACCACTGACGGACGCTCTCGCCAGAACGATTCGATTGACGGTTGACCGTTCACAAATCGACAGCCAACGACTCTGTCCCGAATGTTTTGCCGACTGGATAGACCGCTACGAAAGCGAGATGCAACCGACGCACGAATCCGAGAACAGCGGTTCGGAAATCATCGTGGACTGA